Genomic window (Aurantimicrobium sp. INA4):
CTCGGCGAGGACGTGCTCCCGGTAACGAATCTCTGCCTGTAGTGAAGAGATTGCTCGACGGGTTTGTTGCGGACTGAGGTCAGTGAGAACTCCAGCGACGTGCGGTAGGTCTTTCACACGAGAAAAACCTGCACCCCCTTTGTAATCAATGAGGAGAAGAGAAAGCCGCTGTGGCGAATACATCGAGGCAAGGGTGAGTACCCATGACAGCAAGAACTCTGTTTTGCCAGAGCCCGTCATTCCTGCAATAACGGCGTGAGGCCCTGCCTGAACGAGATCCAGTATCAGCGGATGGTCATGTTTCCTGCCCACACACACCAGCAAAGAATCCCGAGCATGCTCCCATTCTGATGACGTATTGATGACGGCAGAAACTGAATTCGGAATTGTTGATACCGGAGTAAGTCGAGCCTGAGCTGCCTCACTCTCGGCATTCAGCAGTGTGATGATTCGGTTGGACTCTGCTCGGGTGAGCAAATCAGCTTGAAGCTCCACATCACGAACAAGTGGGTCCACCAGATCACGAAGGACGGCTCTACCTCGGTTAATGGTGAGGAGGTATCGAACGCCACTGGGCAACACCTCAGCTGTATCCACGCGATGAATCAGTATGTCTGCAGGCTGGCGATTCGAGCTTGTGTACTGCACAAGTTCCGGCTCTTCACCAACGCCCCACCCCATCTTGGATGCTTCAGAGAGCCCCCATGTCCACAACAGCTGGAAACCCATTGCCCGCAAGGTTGAGCGCGCCTCGACCTCATCGCCACACACAGCAATCCCCGAATGCGCATCAACCAAGACTGGTTTTCCCTCACGAAGCGCAAGCCCAATCCGAATCAGGCGCTGGTTTCCCTCTGGCTGTGCTGCAGCCGCCCAGGCAGGTCTGAGACTGTTGGTGGGTAAAGCCCAATGGCTAGCTGCCGGATATTTCAAAATGAGTTCATCACGCTCAGCTTGGCGCTGCTCGAGCTCTCGAGCACGCTGAGTTATTTCTTCCTCGTCGTCGTTTTCCTGTTTGAGTTTTTCCGACTTCCTGGCCTGGAGTTTGCCATCGGCAAACTGGGCCAGCGCCATGATGGGGCCCAGCAAAGCAAATAACAGGGTGTAGGCAGAGCCTGTTACCAACCAGAGAATGACACTTGTGACGATGGGTGCAAGGAGGGCAAAGATGGGGAAACGCATTCGAGCACTTCACCACATTCATACTGGCTCGATGTTCCATTCACCCCCGTGTGGGGATAACTCGCCCTAGGTGATCGTGAGGTGGAGATCTCCAATATCCACTCGTGTGCCACGAACGACCGTGTAACGAGTTCCAGGCTGTGCGCGCCGGGGCACCACACCGGGTTCACGAATGATGGAACCATTGCCACTGTTACGGTCGCTGATCCACAGTTCAGCACCCTCAACACCAAACTCTAGATGAGTTTTTGAGACGGACCGGCCCGGATCAGTCACAACAATGAGGTGCTCAAATTCTTCACCCTCACCAGGTTGGGGCATGCGCCCAAGCAGTGCACTCTGGGTGATGTCAACACTTTCACCAGTTGCCAAAGTAATGGTGAAAGAACTCACGGTTGCCAGCTCAGCCTCGGTGGCAAAACGGGGCGGTTCAACAACTGCTACAGGTGGCGCATCAAAAAGTTCTGACAGGTCATTACCGTCAATTCTTTCCACGATATTGGTGGATGTGGTGACCGAATCTGGTTCTGCGGCAGGAATGAAAGACTCTGCCGGCGGGATGGATGCCTCAGGTTCACGAGTTTGCACCACGGGAACACTCTGTGTCCGTGCTAGTGAACTTCCACATTCACCACAAAACAGCGCACCGGCTGGCAACGCACTGTGACAAACTTCACACTCCATACTGCGATGTTACCTGCGCTGAGGAAGCCAGCTGCTCAAGCGGGCCCAGGGAATGTTTAAAGAACGCAAGGAGATTCGTGCCTGGAAACGTTGCCATCTGGTGCGTTTTCGAGCTATTTCATCGCTGAGCTGATCAACGTCGGCCCACGCGCGCAGCACTTCACTCTCACTCACTTTTTCACCTGAATACTGTGCCGTGTCTGCAAGAACAGCAACCACTGTTGCTGCGTGTATTCCTGTTTCTTGAGCAATCTCTCGGCGAGTATGTGATTCTGGCGCTGTCGTGCCGTTATCAACAAGCACATCTCGAAGTTCGTCCCAGGCACCCAAGACTTGCTCCTGGCTTGTTGCTGCCTTGAATCTCCTGTTACGTCGTCTGCGCTTGAAGAACACGATGGAAAGCAGCGGCAAGGCAAGAATGACCAGCCACAGCAGCGTCCAGGCAACGCCAGAGACGATCGCCAAAACTGTCTGCAACACAGGGTCTACTGTGTTGGGCTGTTCTTCTTGTGTTGCCTCGGCAGAGGCGCTGTCGTTGAGTTGAGGTTCTTCCTGGGCAGGAGGGTCAGCAGCAGTTTGTGGGAATGCCACCTCAGTTGGGTCTTGTGGCTGCTCGTCCGGAATGGGACGTTCAGCCGGATTGGTGTTGATGGCAACCCATCCCTGACTTGTAGAAACTTCAATCCACGCAGTCATATCTGCACCGGTGAAAGTCAGTGCTGACTGTGCACTAGATCCTTCTGGAGCAATGAAACCCATCACTACCCGTGCCGGGAAACCAAGTTGGGTCGCAATCAACGCTGCGGCAGTGGAATATTGCTCAGCATCACCAACCATGGGGGTTGCCGCAAACAAGGCTGCGATGCGGTTGGCGCCATGACCTGACGCACTTGGGACTTCACCTGGACCACCGTGGCTGATATATCCCTCAGTCATCAGTGCTGTCAGGGAGGCTTGTAATCGCTCTCCTGCTGAGGTTTTCCCTTTGGCAGTGGTGGCAACGAAAGCATCGAGTCCATCTGGAATCACCGCTGGGGCAGGAACGATGGCATCTCCAGGTGTCAGCGAAGCCAACGCATCAACATTGAGCATCTCACCCTCGTGAGCAACAGTGGTGTAACTGTCACCAGCGACCAAACCTGTTATGAGAGCTCCTGTTTGAGATGGGCGACTGTAGTAAAAACTATCTGTCAAACTTCGAGCATTCGATCCCGTAAAGGACAGCGAACCCAGAGCACCGGGAAGTGGAACCCAGGGTCCCGTGAGTTGATCAATCGTGATCTCTGCAGAAACCTTTTGCCCCGAGGAAGAATCAACTGGTAGCGAACCAGGGATTTTAGTGAAGTCCGCGGCCACACCACCGACCGAATAGAGCACTCCAGTGTAGTTATCAAGCGTGGCCAGAGAAAGACGTTGACCAGCTTCCAAACCTGTCACAGTCAACAGTTCTGCAGATTGCTGATCTCCGGTGACGTAGTTTCGATACTCCGAGAGTGGGCTGGTGTCATCTTGGAGAACAAAAGGCTGTTCAATTTCGGTGCGCCACACACTGCGGTTCGTAATGGGAACCACAACAACAATGGCTGATGCCACAACCGCCGCCAGAACCACTACCCCTAAAGATCTGAATCCTGCCCGGGTGTTTGTGCTCCGCCCTGCGGCAAACCACAGTGCAATGAGGACAAACACCCC
Coding sequences:
- a CDS encoding transglutaminase-like domain-containing protein, translated to MRALFLALAVVISLVPLWPVYQTPAFIVAVVVGGVLGALIAVVSARRSWSVLATVLATVGAYLLVGVPIAIPSQALLGILPTLQGELSLITAVVLSWKQLVTVMPPVGSYEALLVPVFILSLCGVVLATVLSLRLPRNRARSNWAAVVPLLTLGISIWLGPSRSFASIVVTVGVFVLIALWFAAGRSTNTRAGFRSLGVVVLAAVVASAIVVVVPITNRSVWRTEIEQPFVLQDDTSPLSEYRNYVTGDQQSAELLTVTGLEAGQRLSLATLDNYTGVLYSVGGVAADFTKIPGSLPVDSSSGQKVSAEITIDQLTGPWVPLPGALGSLSFTGSNARSLTDSFYYSRPSQTGALITGLVAGDSYTTVAHEGEMLNVDALASLTPGDAIVPAPAVIPDGLDAFVATTAKGKTSAGERLQASLTALMTEGYISHGGPGEVPSASGHGANRIAALFAATPMVGDAEQYSTAAALIATQLGFPARVVMGFIAPEGSSAQSALTFTGADMTAWIEVSTSQGWVAINTNPAERPIPDEQPQDPTEVAFPQTAADPPAQEEPQLNDSASAEATQEEQPNTVDPVLQTVLAIVSGVAWTLLWLVILALPLLSIVFFKRRRRNRRFKAATSQEQVLGAWDELRDVLVDNGTTAPESHTRREIAQETGIHAATVVAVLADTAQYSGEKVSESEVLRAWADVDQLSDEIARKRTRWQRFQARISLRSLNIPWARLSSWLPQRR